Proteins co-encoded in one Cupriavidus nantongensis genomic window:
- a CDS encoding class I adenylate-forming enzyme family protein, with product MTQPTPLQRPFTTMSVLVREQAAQRPAQRALMHDERVLDYAGLDAAMDRIAAALARDGVRAGEAIAICAASSIEYAAVYLGAVRAGVVVAPLAPSSTPDSLAGMIDDAGARIVFTDASVADVLAPVRARLAGTPMVSLDDSDAGRPYADWLAPAGTPVTEPEIRPELPLNIIYSSGTTGTPKGIVQSHGMRWAHVSRGAATGYGTDAVTLLSTPLYSNTTLASFFPTIGLGGTAILMAKFDAGQYLALAQRHRVTHTMLVPVQYQRLLAHPAFDQHDLSAFRHKFCTSAPFSPALKAEVLRRWPGALTELYGMTEGGGGCLLFADQFPHKLHTVGRPATGADVRIIDESGRELPPGSTGEVVGRSAAMMNGYHNQPEKTAETEWHDAQGQRFIRTGDIGRFDEDGFLVLLDRKKDMIISGGFNIYPSDLEAVVREHPAVSEVSVVGVPSERWGETPVAFVALRADGGASAQQVLAWANERLGKTQRLAAIHEVENLPRSAIGKVLKRELRDRIVAA from the coding sequence ATGACCCAACCGACTCCGCTCCAACGCCCATTCACTACCATGTCCGTGCTCGTGCGCGAGCAGGCCGCGCAGCGCCCGGCGCAACGCGCGCTGATGCATGACGAACGCGTGCTCGACTACGCCGGGCTCGACGCCGCGATGGACCGCATTGCCGCGGCGCTGGCGCGCGACGGGGTGCGGGCCGGCGAGGCCATCGCCATCTGCGCCGCGTCGTCGATCGAATACGCCGCGGTGTACCTGGGCGCGGTGCGCGCCGGCGTGGTGGTCGCGCCGCTGGCGCCGTCGTCCACGCCCGACAGCCTGGCCGGCATGATTGACGACGCGGGCGCGCGCATCGTGTTTACCGATGCCAGCGTCGCCGACGTGCTGGCGCCGGTGCGCGCCAGGCTGGCCGGCACGCCCATGGTCTCGCTGGACGACAGCGACGCCGGCCGCCCGTATGCGGACTGGCTCGCGCCCGCCGGCACGCCGGTGACCGAACCCGAGATCCGTCCGGAGCTGCCGCTCAACATCATCTATTCGTCCGGCACCACCGGCACGCCCAAGGGCATCGTGCAGTCGCACGGCATGCGCTGGGCCCATGTGTCGCGCGGTGCGGCCACCGGCTATGGCACCGACGCGGTCACGCTGCTGTCGACGCCGCTGTATTCCAACACCACGCTGGCCAGCTTCTTCCCGACCATCGGCCTGGGCGGCACGGCCATCCTGATGGCCAAGTTCGATGCGGGCCAATACCTGGCGCTGGCGCAGCGGCATCGCGTCACGCACACCATGCTGGTGCCGGTGCAGTACCAGCGCCTGCTGGCGCATCCGGCCTTCGACCAGCACGACCTGTCCGCCTTCCGGCACAAGTTCTGCACCAGCGCGCCGTTCAGCCCGGCGCTGAAGGCCGAGGTGCTGCGGCGCTGGCCCGGCGCGCTGACCGAGCTCTACGGCATGACCGAAGGCGGCGGCGGCTGCCTGCTGTTCGCCGACCAGTTCCCGCACAAGCTGCACACGGTCGGCCGCCCCGCCACCGGCGCCGACGTGCGCATCATCGACGAGTCCGGCCGCGAACTGCCGCCCGGCAGCACCGGCGAAGTGGTGGGCCGCTCGGCGGCGATGATGAACGGCTACCACAACCAGCCCGAAAAGACCGCCGAGACCGAATGGCATGACGCGCAGGGCCAGCGCTTTATCCGCACCGGCGATATCGGCCGCTTCGACGAAGACGGCTTCCTGGTGCTGCTGGACCGCAAGAAGGACATGATCATCTCGGGCGGCTTCAACATCTACCCGAGCGACCTAGAGGCGGTGGTGCGCGAGCATCCGGCGGTGTCCGAAGTCTCGGTGGTCGGCGTGCCGTCGGAGCGTTGGGGCGAGACCCCGGTGGCCTTTGTCGCGCTGCGCGCCGACGGCGGCGCCAGCGCGCAGCAGGTGCTGGCATGGGCCAACGAGCGGCTGGGCAAGACCCAGCGGCTGGCCGCGATCCACGAGGTGGAGAACCTGCCGCGCAGCGCCATCGGCAAGGTGCTCAAGCGCGAACTGCGCGACCGTATCGTCGCTGCCTGA